In one Bartonella grahamii subsp. shimonis genomic region, the following are encoded:
- a CDS encoding uracil-DNA glycosylase family protein: MKQCNHIIKLEKKIRSCRVCIQQPHYFPPLPHEPNPVVYLSDTASIAIAGQAPGLRVHETSIPFNDRSGKRLRNWLGVTKEEFYNRSLFAIVPMGFCFPGYDNNKADLPPRRECREIWHEKIFQAMPQIKLVLAIGSYAQKWHITELKHKTVSATVCDWRNILSIPQPQGYNVMPLPHPSWRNTSWLQKNPWFNDELIVYLRRLVRKFL, encoded by the coding sequence ATGAAACAATGCAATCATATTATCAAACTTGAAAAAAAGATCCGTTCCTGTCGAGTTTGTATCCAGCAACCACATTATTTTCCTCCTCTTCCTCACGAACCAAATCCTGTCGTTTACTTATCCGATACGGCTTCGATTGCAATTGCAGGACAAGCTCCAGGATTGCGTGTCCATGAAACTTCTATCCCTTTTAACGATCGCTCTGGCAAAAGGCTGCGTAATTGGCTGGGAGTAACGAAAGAAGAATTTTATAACAGATCTCTTTTTGCTATTGTTCCTATGGGATTTTGTTTTCCAGGTTATGACAACAATAAAGCTGACTTACCACCAAGACGTGAATGTCGAGAAATATGGCATGAAAAGATATTTCAAGCGATGCCTCAAATAAAGCTTGTTCTTGCTATTGGCAGTTATGCGCAAAAGTGGCATATTACGGAATTAAAACATAAAACTGTTTCAGCAACCGTTTGTGACTGGAGAAATATTCTTTCCATCCCCCAACCTCAAGGCTATAATGTTATGCCTTTGCCTCATCCATCATGGCGAAATACTTCTTGGTTACAGAAAAACCCATGGTTTAACGATGAGCTTATTGTATATCTGCGTCGTTTAGTGCGTAAATTTTTATAA